In one window of Methanoculleus thermophilus DNA:
- a CDS encoding Hsp20/alpha crystallin family protein: MAALRVAPYVCAYSDENEENLHIEIELPGVDKKDITFKMQETSFSIDAPRGDVRYVGTYAIGCPVDPNRAKATFKNGLLTVDVPYVRPTAEETKEIPIAE; the protein is encoded by the coding sequence ATGGCTGCATTGAGAGTCGCACCCTATGTCTGTGCCTACTCGGATGAGAACGAAGAGAACCTTCACATCGAGATCGAACTCCCCGGCGTCGACAAGAAGGATATCACCTTCAAGATGCAGGAGACGAGTTTCTCCATCGACGCACCCCGCGGCGACGTCCGCTACGTCGGGACCTACGCGATCGGCTGCCCCGTCGATCCCAATCGGGCGAAAGCAACATTTAAAAATGGTCTTTTGACTGTAGACGTCCCCTACGTCCGGCCGACCGCGGAGGAGACGAAAGAGATCCCAATCGCAGAGTGA